The following coding sequences are from one Nilaparvata lugens isolate BPH chromosome 4, ASM1435652v1, whole genome shotgun sequence window:
- the LOC111051778 gene encoding uncharacterized protein LOC111051778 isoform X2, translating to MDRKEFKERYNITDTENLEVEEIFVAANRHNVAQAHEFHPLTDNGYHKSNNDKFGESEASSMSDEVHIDCYSTQKTVETDDEQSVLTGEVPEKWEYSQRSGIQQNTDPTNFTFQSYNKAAPSPQQHTDRINSPFQYYNRVASGNRELNLMTDGVFIVQHNSQRFDVSHNELNPTIRIQEEWGFPDKYRQDRSFQAKDEGNLFEYHHDMSVNIGKDPLQNLQKLEVPSDEPNLTEKLFEQWKVRDISGRDHNDIVKNENSCENYIENISDQANSNRNMQEKWETTDKTKEGDRLLAKDIENALKNHRKIISKGKDKTFTLEMEFSPMDLPFNIRVEPSEESEGFTASVANIDTDECLKAPGTPAIIRDKKSSSEAGNRIKSVKNPLGVDIEVVPLAVDQNFVADVDKSVFREHCVRRILKDDHKTRQPMESISIEQSSSKNQPRVPIFLRDTPTKSVDEFKQELNTRESVFDRDFTRTKPNDVLQSWVQIMEGFLEDQKRQLRRKMYQIDREEALERENRHHNGRIASKNTYNNDESDNFEQIRNNEGINEANRMISRTQLYRSCLPKAVHQERRKTTDTAKKQGIMKNVEKKVNGTTHKSQPHKGRSKDSKKGKKKAVEKQGPAVYKPKGPVFRPPPLRVDKEKKSFVKDVENPIIRISHGFGLIRKIPI from the coding sequence ATGGATAGGAAAGAGTTTAAAGAGCGTTACAACATTACAGACACTGAAAACCTAGAAGTGGAAGAAATCTTTGTGGCAGCCAACCGACACAATGTGGCTCAGGCTCATGAATTTCATCCTCTCACTGACAATGGATATCACAAGAGTAACAATGACAAATTTGGGGAATCAGAGGCCAGTTCAATGAGTGATGAGGTTCATATCGATTGTTACAGTACACAAAAAACTGTAGAAACAGATGATGAACAGTCAGTTTTGACTGGAGAGGTCCCAGAAAAATGGGAATATTCCCAAAGATCAGGTATCCAACAGAATACTGACCCCACCAACTTCACATTTCAAAGCTATAACAAAGCTGCTCCAAGTCCTCAACAACATACAGACCGTATCAACTCgccatttcaatattataatagagtTGCTTCAGGGAACCGAGAGCTTAATTTGATGACTGATGGTGTGTTCATTGTTCAACACAACTCACAAAGATTTGATGTATCTCATAATGAGTTGAATCCCACCATAAGAATTCAAGAAGAATGGGGATTTCCAGATAAATATAGACAAGATAGGAGCTTCCAGGCAAAAGATGAAGGAAATCTTTTCGAGTATCACCACGACATGTCCGTGAATATTGGTAAAGACCCACTGCAAAACTTACAAAAATTGGAGGTTCCTAGCGATGAACCAAACTTGACAGAAAAGCTGTTCGAACAATGGAAAGTCCGTGATATTTCTGGGAGAGACCACaatgatattgtcaaaaatgagaattcttgtgaaaattatattgaaaatatcagtGATCAAGCGAATTCGAATAGAAACATGCAAGAGAAATGGGAAACTACTGATAAAACTAAAGAGGGAGATCGTTTGTTAGCGAAAGATATTGAAAATGCTTTGAAGAATCATAGAAAAATCATATCGAAAGGTAAAGACAAAACATTTACACTCGAAATGGAATTTAGTCCAATGGATTTACCTTTCAATATAAGGGTTGAACCTTCAGAGGAATCAGAAGGTTTTACTGCATCGGTGgctaatattgatactgatgaaTGTTTGAAGGCTCCTGGAACACCTGCAATCATTAGGGATAAGAAGTCAAGCTCTGAAGCTGGAAATAGGATCAAATCGGTTAAGAATCCACTTGGGGTAGATATAGAGGTAGTACCATTGGCAGTCGATCAAAATTTTGTCGCTGACGTTGATAAGAGTGTTTTCAGAGAGCATTGCGTACGAAGAATACTGAAAGATGATCATAAAACTAGACAACCGATGGAATCAATCAGTATTGAGCAGAGCAGCTCGAAGAATCAACCTCGTGTACCAATTTTTTTGAGAGACACACCCACTAAGAGCGTAGACGAATTCAAGCAGGAGCTGAATACAAGAGAAAGTGTGTTTGACAGAGACTTCACCCGTACAAAACCCAATGATGTTCTGCAATCATGGGTGCAAATAATGGAAGGATTCTTGGAAGATCAGAAACGTCAATTGAGGCGAAAGATGTATCAAATTGATAGAGAGGAAGCATTAGAAAGGGAGAATCGTCATCACAATGGAAGAATAGCATCGAAAAATACATATAACAATGACGAGTCAGATAATTTTGAGCAGATTCGAAATAACGAAGGCATAAATGAGGCTAATCGTATGATATCACGGACCCAACTATATAGAAGCTGTTTACCAAAAGCAGTCCACCAAGAACGCAGGAAAACAACTGATACTGCTAAGAAACAAGGAATAATGAAGAATGTGGAGAAAAAAGTGAATGGAACTACACATAAGAGTCAACCACATAAAGGAAGAAGCAAGGATTCTaagaaaggaaagaagaagGCTGTAGAGAAGCAGGGTCCTGCCGTTTATAAACCTAAGGGACCAGTATTTAGACCTCCACCACTAAGAGTGGACAAGGAAAAGAAAAGTTTTGTCAAAGACGTTGAAAACCCTATCATAAGGATCTCACATGGGTTCGGTTTGATAAGAAAAATTCCTATTTAA
- the LOC111051778 gene encoding uncharacterized protein LOC111051778 isoform X7, with product MFIWRNRSKFRYSRQKSGCIGSAESTRSGKSDENLPKHKVDMEQLKKDLESVVKSLSDPVVLQKVAKNLRAAMSLMNQSLQEAGEKVKAGTSAVKDNEQLKLMVDRAVIMIDQMKGSEKAVELAKNVTNAIRDGSEAAHQKLKKCMDESSQELGVKSDQVFKKYKESVKSELDDLMGQANELAAKMKDPIARKEFLNEVKETVSRESINVVKNVRELLENGKKKLEAMKK from the exons CTACTCTAGACAGAAGAGTGGCTGTATTGGAAGTGCGGAGTCTACAAGAAGCGG GAAATCTGATGAGAATTTACCCAAACACAAAGTAGATATGgagcagttgaaaaaggatttGGAATCTGTTGTCAAGAGTCTGTCTGATCCTGTTGTTCTACAAAAA GTGGCGAAGAATCTGAGAGCAGCTATGAGCTTAATGAATCAATCACTTCAGGAGGCTGGGGAAAAGGTCAA GGCAGGTACGTCCGCTGTGAAGGATAATGAGCAATTGAAACTCATGGTAGACAGAGCAGTTATCATGATTGATCAAATGAAAGGCTCGGAAAAAGCAGTGGAG TTGGCCAAGAATGTTACCAATGCTATACGTGATGGTTCTGAGGCAGCtcatcaaaaactgaaaaaatgcATGGACGAATCCTCTCAGGAGCTTGGGGT TAAATCGGACCAAGTTTTCAAGAAATACAAAGAGTCTGTGAAGAGTGAATTGGATGATCTGATGGGACAAGCTAATGAGTTGGCTGCAAAAATGAAAGATCCGATTGCCAGAAAAGAG tttttgaaTGAAGTTAAAGAGACAGTTTCAAGGGAATCAATCAATGTCGTCAAAAATGTCAGAGAACTGTTagaaaatggaaagaaaaagCTTGAAGCAATGAAGAAGTGA
- the LOC111051778 gene encoding uncharacterized protein LOC111051778 isoform X6: MSIKVLDKALILKRVSSLFSSYSRQKSGCIGSAESTRSGCNTRRLSILSRSNMAGPGGSGKSKTPEDLKQDIDNLIGKAQNVVSDLMNPQVQEEVAKNLRAAMSLMNQSLQEAGEKVKAGTSAVKDNEQLKLMVDRAVIMIDQMKGSEKAVELAKNVTNAIRDGSEAAHQKLKKCMDESSQELGVKSDQVFKKYKESVKSELDDLMGQANELAAKMKDPIARKEFLNEVKETVSRESINVVKNVRELLENGKKKLEAMKK, encoded by the exons ATGAGCATAAAAGTTTTAGACAAAGCTTTGATTTTAAAAAGAGTGTCTTCTCTGTTTTCAAGCTACTCTAGACAGAAGAGTGGCTGTATTGGAAGTGCGGAGTCTACAAGAAGCGG GTGTAATACAAGAAGGCTGTCAATACTCAGTCGTTCAAATATGGCTGGACCAGGGGGAAGCGGCAAATCTAAAACACCTGAAGATTTGAAGCAGGATATTGATAATTTGATAGGAAAAGCTCAGAATGTTGTCAGTGACTTAATGAATCCCCAAGTGCAAGAAGAG GTGGCGAAGAATCTGAGAGCAGCTATGAGCTTAATGAATCAATCACTTCAGGAGGCTGGGGAAAAGGTCAA GGCAGGTACGTCCGCTGTGAAGGATAATGAGCAATTGAAACTCATGGTAGACAGAGCAGTTATCATGATTGATCAAATGAAAGGCTCGGAAAAAGCAGTGGAG TTGGCCAAGAATGTTACCAATGCTATACGTGATGGTTCTGAGGCAGCtcatcaaaaactgaaaaaatgcATGGACGAATCCTCTCAGGAGCTTGGGGT TAAATCGGACCAAGTTTTCAAGAAATACAAAGAGTCTGTGAAGAGTGAATTGGATGATCTGATGGGACAAGCTAATGAGTTGGCTGCAAAAATGAAAGATCCGATTGCCAGAAAAGAG tttttgaaTGAAGTTAAAGAGACAGTTTCAAGGGAATCAATCAATGTCGTCAAAAATGTCAGAGAACTGTTagaaaatggaaagaaaaagCTTGAAGCAATGAAGAAGTGA
- the LOC111051778 gene encoding uncharacterized protein LOC111051778 isoform X5, with product MFIWRNRSKFRYSRQKSGCIGSAESTRSGCNTRRLSILSRSNMAGPGGSGKSKTPEDLKQDIDNLIGKAQNVVSDLMNPQVQEELKKRILQTTEQNLSQALNEFQKIMKNVQDDVILKSDENLPKHKVDMEQLKKDLESVVKSLSDPVVLQKVAKNLRAAMSLMNQSLQEAGEKVKAGTSAVKDNEQLKLMVDRAVIMIDQMKGSEKAVELAKNVTNAIRDGSEAAHQKLKKCMDESSQELGVKSDQVFKKYKESVKSELDDLMGQANELAAKMKDPIARKEFLNEVKETVSRESINVVKNVRELLENGKKKLEAMKK from the exons CTACTCTAGACAGAAGAGTGGCTGTATTGGAAGTGCGGAGTCTACAAGAAGCGG GTGTAATACAAGAAGGCTGTCAATACTCAGTCGTTCAAATATGGCTGGACCAGGGGGAAGCGGCAAATCTAAAACACCTGAAGATTTGAAGCAGGATATTGATAATTTGATAGGAAAAGCTCAGAATGTTGTCAGTGACTTAATGAATCCCCAAGTGCAAGAAGAG CTCAAGAAGAGAATCCTACAGACCACTGAGCAAAATTTATCACAGGCattgaatgaatttcaaaaGATCATGAAAAATGTCCAGGATGATGTTATTCT GAAATCTGATGAGAATTTACCCAAACACAAAGTAGATATGgagcagttgaaaaaggatttGGAATCTGTTGTCAAGAGTCTGTCTGATCCTGTTGTTCTACAAAAA GTGGCGAAGAATCTGAGAGCAGCTATGAGCTTAATGAATCAATCACTTCAGGAGGCTGGGGAAAAGGTCAA GGCAGGTACGTCCGCTGTGAAGGATAATGAGCAATTGAAACTCATGGTAGACAGAGCAGTTATCATGATTGATCAAATGAAAGGCTCGGAAAAAGCAGTGGAG TTGGCCAAGAATGTTACCAATGCTATACGTGATGGTTCTGAGGCAGCtcatcaaaaactgaaaaaatgcATGGACGAATCCTCTCAGGAGCTTGGGGT TAAATCGGACCAAGTTTTCAAGAAATACAAAGAGTCTGTGAAGAGTGAATTGGATGATCTGATGGGACAAGCTAATGAGTTGGCTGCAAAAATGAAAGATCCGATTGCCAGAAAAGAG tttttgaaTGAAGTTAAAGAGACAGTTTCAAGGGAATCAATCAATGTCGTCAAAAATGTCAGAGAACTGTTagaaaatggaaagaaaaagCTTGAAGCAATGAAGAAGTGA
- the LOC111051778 gene encoding pre-mRNA-splicing factor CWC22 homolog isoform X1, whose translation MNYSTLEKRHNRKESSKHDKLSSSFHSYHDGYSRKKSRDSNRERGKVSDDGDNKTRETTQKAYKASHNPKNHTLPGDVKLSRNIERNIRTRKLRNENPSLKVSQLQRYANRRVFEDPSDLDIITIKGPNITIKPCTSIDSMKSINPTVGCGIGRCFPVALQKSMRRDSVKGNNRNGHIDKFIRENFSILEVNQEEQRNALLKKSEETDKRNARPDNEPVKILKKEVPLSRRDSHVRFSNEITLMSSGTDLQDVRKGHDYKRVKEDDRKSSKRITHDEMNRKERKKAVEQNYRHRRKNSTETSTEPRNFSMTREQFDEDSGNKKICYHLKREVSNESNFGGRRSSMERRESKENIKKKVGVEKSSSQPQKVYFLRRRNRLNGGKRFVEYSKKTRNQTLNECQVEKKIDADDVKQQELRTRIMHETKSEEDNDGTEAKPDESIISRTSEKRNGLNRYFTFDFFRGRSEKDFKRERSGLKRNRDPNRILQTREEKMNEMYTSRNDNKQKQLNPPIIINSNRAQKKNNLKEDESSSKNNDRKREEKLENFKSNHDSELHKSSRQSIQIVNDKQSGKSKVPLKFLRKILGRRNIRHKNSTSRIERNISESENYDSKRRRSMYEKRTTQKIKTNGRSGSSKSEKEKKYIKVEQSNENNNNMRKVSFFIANSLFNNIASSQYWQMGSSPVNERL comes from the coding sequence ATGAATTATTCAACTCTAGAGAAACGACATAATCGCAAAGAAAGTTCCAAGCATGATAAATTATCCAGTAGCTTCCACTCCTATCATGACGGGTATTCCAGGAAAAAATCTAGAGATTCAAATCGAGAAAGAGGAAAGGTTAGTGATGATGGGGATAATAAGACTCGTGAAACTACTCAAAAAGCTTACAAAGCATCCCATAATCCCAAAAATCATACATTGCCTGGAGATGTTAAATTGTCTAGAAATATAGAAAGAAATATAAGAACgagaaaattgagaaacgaAAATCCTAGTTTGAAAGTGTCACAACTTCAAAGATATGCAAATCGTAGAGTGTTTGAAGATCCCAGTGatttagatattataaccattaAAGGACCTAACATCACAATCAAGCCATGCACGTCCATAGACAGTATGAAAAGTATCAATCCCACAGTGGGGTGTGGAATTGGTAGATGTTTTCCAGTTGCGTTACAAAAGTCAATGAGACGTGATAGTGTAAAAGGAAACAATAGAAATGGACACATAGATAAATTCATCAGAGAAAATTTCTCAATACTGGAAGTTAATCAAGAGGAACAACGGAATGCTTTGTTGAAGAAGAGTGAAGAAACAGATAAGAGGAATGCTAGGCCTGATAATGAACCAGTCAAGATATTGAAAAAAGAGGTTCCACTGAGTAGAAGAGATAGTCATGTAAGATTTAGTAATGAAATCACACTAATGAGCTCTGGAACAGATTTACAGGATGTACGTAAAGGCCATGATTACAAGAGAGTCAAGGAAGATGATAGGAAGAGTTCAAAGAGGATAACACATGATGAAATGAAtaggaaagaaagaaagaaagctGTGGAACAAAATTATCGCCATAGGAGGAAAAATAGCACAGAAACTTCAACCGAACCTAGGAATTTCTCAATGACTAGAGAACAATTTGATGAAGACAGTGGTAATAAGAAAATATGTTATCATTTGAAACGTGAAGTAAGTAATGAGAGTAATTTTGGGGGACGAAGAAGTAGTATGGAACGTAGAGAGTCGAAggaaaatattaaaaagaaaGTAGGTGTGGAAAAAAGCTCAAGTCAACCACAGAAAGTATATTTTCTCCGTAGAAGGAATAGGCTGAATGGAGGGAAGCGTTTTGTGGAGTATAGCAAGAAAACGAGGAACCAAACATTGAACGAGTGCCAAgtagagaaaaaaattgatgcTGATGATGTTAAACAACAGGAGCTTCGAACAAGAATAATGCATGAGACAAAATCAGAAGAAGACAATGATGGAACAGAAGCAAAACCTGatgaatcaatcatatcaaGAACAAGTGAGAAACGTAATGGATTAAATAGGTACTTCACTTTTGATTTTTTCCGAGGAAGGAGTGAGAAAGATTTCAAAAGAGAGAGAAGTGGTTTGAAAAGAAACAGGGATCCCAATAGAATATTACAAACTAGAGAAGAAAAGATGAATGAAATGTATACATCCAGGAATGATAATAAACAAAAACAGCTTAATCCgccaattataataaattcaaatagagctcaaaagaaaaacaacttaaaagaagatgaaagttcatcaaaaaataatgatagaaagagagaggagaaattggaaaatttcaaaagcaATCATGATTCAGAACTCCATAAATCATCTAGACAGAGTATTCAAATCGTAAATGACAAGCAGTCGGGAAAATCGAAAGTACCTTTGAAGTTTCTTAGAAAAATACTGGGGAGAAGAAATATACGACATAAAAATTCTACTTCTAGAATTGAGAGAAATATAAGTGAATCTGAGAACTATGACTCAAAAAGAAGACGATCTATGTATGAAAAAcgaactacacaaaaaattaaaaCGAATGGAAGATCAGGAAGTAGTAAAtcagagaaggaaaaaaaatatatcaagGTGGAACAatccaatgaaaataataataatatgagaaaggtttcattctttattgccaaTTCCTTGTTCAATAATATTGCAAGTTCTCAATATTGGCAGATGGGaagtagtccagtcaacgaaagattatag
- the LOC111051778 gene encoding uncharacterized protein LOC111051778 isoform X4: MSIKVLDKALILKRVSSLFSSYSRQKSGCIGSAESTRSGCNTRRLSILSRSNMAGPGGSGKSKTPEDLKQDIDNLIGKAQNVVSDLMNPQVQEELKKRILQTTEQNLSQALNEFQKIMKNVQDDVILKSDENLPKHKVDMEQLKKDLESVVKSLSDPVVLQKVAKNLRAAMSLMNQSLQEAGEKVKAGTSAVKDNEQLKLMVDRAVIMIDQMKGSEKAVELAKNVTNAIRDGSEAAHQKLKKCMDESSQELGVKSDQVFKKYKESVKSELDDLMGQANELAAKMKDPIARKEFLNEVKETVSRESINVVKNVRELLENGKKKLEAMKK; encoded by the exons ATGAGCATAAAAGTTTTAGACAAAGCTTTGATTTTAAAAAGAGTGTCTTCTCTGTTTTCAAGCTACTCTAGACAGAAGAGTGGCTGTATTGGAAGTGCGGAGTCTACAAGAAGCGG GTGTAATACAAGAAGGCTGTCAATACTCAGTCGTTCAAATATGGCTGGACCAGGGGGAAGCGGCAAATCTAAAACACCTGAAGATTTGAAGCAGGATATTGATAATTTGATAGGAAAAGCTCAGAATGTTGTCAGTGACTTAATGAATCCCCAAGTGCAAGAAGAG CTCAAGAAGAGAATCCTACAGACCACTGAGCAAAATTTATCACAGGCattgaatgaatttcaaaaGATCATGAAAAATGTCCAGGATGATGTTATTCT GAAATCTGATGAGAATTTACCCAAACACAAAGTAGATATGgagcagttgaaaaaggatttGGAATCTGTTGTCAAGAGTCTGTCTGATCCTGTTGTTCTACAAAAA GTGGCGAAGAATCTGAGAGCAGCTATGAGCTTAATGAATCAATCACTTCAGGAGGCTGGGGAAAAGGTCAA GGCAGGTACGTCCGCTGTGAAGGATAATGAGCAATTGAAACTCATGGTAGACAGAGCAGTTATCATGATTGATCAAATGAAAGGCTCGGAAAAAGCAGTGGAG TTGGCCAAGAATGTTACCAATGCTATACGTGATGGTTCTGAGGCAGCtcatcaaaaactgaaaaaatgcATGGACGAATCCTCTCAGGAGCTTGGGGT TAAATCGGACCAAGTTTTCAAGAAATACAAAGAGTCTGTGAAGAGTGAATTGGATGATCTGATGGGACAAGCTAATGAGTTGGCTGCAAAAATGAAAGATCCGATTGCCAGAAAAGAG tttttgaaTGAAGTTAAAGAGACAGTTTCAAGGGAATCAATCAATGTCGTCAAAAATGTCAGAGAACTGTTagaaaatggaaagaaaaagCTTGAAGCAATGAAGAAGTGA